The DNA window TCCGTTCCGGATTGAATATCAAATCGCCATTGAAGGCGGACCGGGCAACATTCAAGTCAACCGTTGGACCGGAACAAGCTGGATCTATCAGCAGTTTGGGCAGCACGGTGCCAGCAGCTATAACGGTTGGTCGGGCAATCCGTATACGGAGATGCGCATCCCCTGGTCTGACTTGGGAAGTCCCGTCGGGATAGCGCTGTCCGTACACGTCACGCAGGAGGACAATCAGATCACGACGCGTGCGCTGCCGCAGGCAAATCCAGTAGGCAATCTGGTAACGCTTTCCCATTGCTATCGCATCTATGCTCCGTATGCCTCCGGTCCGTTGCCGCTGATGGGCGCGCGGACGAAAAACATTCTGTCCGGTGATTTGATTGAACCGGAGTTATCGATTAACGGCGAATCCGGAGTTCCCAGATTGTTCTGGGCGCCCGTGCAGGGTGCGCATAGCTACGATATTTATCGCGCCGCAACGTCCACCGGAACGTATGACTTTCTGGGGGAAACTTCACTCACGACATTCGACGACTTATCCGTCCTGCCCGGCGATCGAGCTTTCTACGTCGTGCGGGCGCGCGGCGGGATTTAAGAACTGCTTACATTGATACCATTTCATTTTCTGATGACACACTTACAGGAGACACCATGAAACACATGCGCAGTATGGCTTTTTACGCGGCGATGCTGATTGCCGCGATCGCAAATGCGGTGCCCTCGTTTACGCCGATAATTGACGGCATCAAAGACGCGGGCTGGGGAAACACTCCGGATCATTCGACCACGTCGCAGGCACTGCCGCTCGAGTTCAACCTTGACGGTGGACTGTACGTGACGGACGACGCTGAGTGGGTCTATTTCGGATATGATGCGGACAACGATCCGTGGGTGGATGGGAAGAGCGTGCACGTCCACATCGTTTTCGACGTGGGAAGCACGGCTGGAGGCGGGACGTTTGCTTGCTGGGGCGCGAACAATGTCGCGTATACGATGGCGTTCAAGCCCGAATACGATCTCGTGATGCAATGGAACACAACGGACCAGAACTCACAATTCACGGGGTTGAACACGTGGACGATCAACACGTGGGTGCAGCAGCCTGAGATTACAACGGATGCCGGCGGAGGCAATCAGTGGACGGAGGTCGCAATTCGCAAGAATCAGATCGGCACACCGGGAGCCGGCGCGACCCTGAATATCTCAATGTGGCTGAGGCCTGCATGGGATACGCAAGGCGGTGTGGCCTGTCTGCCGGCGCAGGCGAATTTCCCAAGCGACAACGGCGCAGTAGCGCGTGCGCTTTCGGTGCAGTTCCCCTATACTATTCAGGCTGCATTCGGTGATGTCGTGGCGCCGCGTTTGATCTCAGTGCATCAAATCGATCGCCGCTCAGTCGAATTGTTGTTCAATGAACCGATGCTGCTGGCTTCACTGAACAATTCGTCCAACTACATTCCTCACGGCTGGCCGTTCACTGGATTCCGTTACGTCAACAATCTGACCGTCGGAATCTACAACTTTGCGGGGTTCACGGATGGATCGCAGTATGGTATTTCGCTAACGGCAGGCATCCGCGACTTAGCAAACAATTCGATTGATCCGAACTTTGATTCGCTGTCGTGGACGTCGCCGATGTATGCGGACGTGCTCTTCCGTGTCGAAGATCCCGGCATGACGCACGACACGATTTATATGAAAGGGTCCTTTAATTTCTACCGCGAATACGACGCATTCTGGTCAGGCGGGAACTACCAGCTCTACGACGACGGCACGAACGGCGACCTCGTAGCCGGCGACCACGTATTCTCGCGCCTCTTCGAAATGGTGCCGAACGGCGGGGCCGTTGACTTTGAGTGGGGCTGTGTGGATGAAGCAGACAACTGGCTGGTGGTCGGACCCAATCAATCCTTCACGTTGTTTGACGACACTGATATCACTGTGACGTATGTGATTCCCAATCCGACTGCAAGTCCTGTGACCGTGACGTTCCGTTGTGATGTGGAGTGTCTGCTCGGTACGGGACTTACTGTGGACAGCATCACAGTCGCGGGCACGTTCAACGGGTGGGCCGGTCAGCGTATGGATGACGCTGACTTGAATCAGCAATATACTCTCGATGTGTTGTTCCCGGCCGGTTCATCGCGCAGTCATGCCTTCAAGTTCCGTTATCACGTTGCAGATGGAACCGAGTGGGAACACATCGGTGACCGTCTGTTTGAAGTGAATGACTCCAATCCAACGCAAGATTTGGGGAACATGTTCTGGGATAACTGGGTGTGCGCTCCGTACAATCTGACCATCCATAGCGAGGGCACAAATGCCGTTCTGCGTTGGGACGGACCGGCTCGCGCCACGTTCGACGTGTTTGGTCATACATCTTCCGACGGCATTCTCGAGAATGGAAGTATTCTCGTCAACACGCCCGATCACACTTACACCGTGACGCCACTGGGTAACCAGCAGTTCTTCCAAGTGCGCGCGGTCGCTCCATAGTCAGCACCATAGATGTTGAAGAAAGCCGTGGTCAGATTGGCCACGGCTTTTTATTGTGACCAAACAGGTGCACTATTCGACTGATTCAAACACTTTGGCGACTCCGGCTGCAAGCGTCATTGCTTCATGCCCGGTCAGTGTGGTCGTCTCTTCCGTCAGGACTTCGCGGTAGTTTCCGGCGATTGACTCATCAGTCAAGGTGAAGTTGACGCCGGTCTGCGACGTGTTGATGAGAATGACGAGTCTTGACGTGCCGCTCGTTCGCTGAAAACACATGGCAGCGGCATCGCCACTCGTTTGCACGCGCACGAGCGGAGCGCCGTGCGCGCCGTTGCGCAGCGCGGGATGCCGGTGTTTCAGGGCAACTAACTTCTGATAGAACGCCGCATAGTCATTGCTCGCCCAGTCAATGGAGTCTTTTTCGAAGAACAGCAGGCGGCGGTTGAAGCCTGCTTCCTGACCATTATAGATAAGCGGAAAGCCGGGAGCAGTGAATGCCAGCACGGCGAAGGGTTTTGCGGCATTGCCAAATCGCTCAAACTCGGTGCCGTTCCACGAATTCTCGTCATGGTTACTCGTAAAATACATTCGATAGGCTTCCGCGGGATACGCTGAGCGATCCCGTTCAAAATAGGTAAACAAGTCGTTGACTACACGTTCGCCGCGAGCAACATCCACGCATTTATGGAAGAATTCCCAGCCGTATGTGGCGTGAAATGCGGAGTGATACTCGGCGGCTTCGTGCTCGGCCAGCATGAAGACGGGCTTCAGCTCGAATAACTGCCGCGTTGCCTCCTGCCAGAACTCGAGCGGAACCATACCGGCCACATCGCAGCGATAGCCATCAATGTTTGATTCGCGCACCCAGAATTTCAAGGACTCAATCATCCAATCGCGAAGATCAGGATTGTCAAAATTGAAGTCAATCACGTCCGACCAGTCCGGAACAGGCGGCACGAAGTTCCCCGCGTTATCGCGCGTATACCATTCCGGGTGCTCGACCGTCAACGGATTGTCCCACGCCGAGTGATTGGCAACCCAGTCGATAATCACTTTGAAGCCCAGTTCATGACATTGCTGCACGAGTGCCCGCCAGTCGTCCATCGTTCCGAACTCCGGATTAACGGCGCGGTAATCGCGCACAGAATAGTAACTGCCGAGCGAGCCTTTCCGGTTGAGTTCACCAATCGGGTGAATCGGCATGAACCAGAGAATATCGACGCCGAGTTCGCGCAATCGCGGCAAGTGTTCCGCGAATGCCGCAAATGTTCCCTCCGGTGTGAACTGCCGCACATTCACTTCATAGATGACCGCATTGCGCGACCATTCCGGCGGAGTCATGTCCGGCGGCGGTGTGACGGTGTCGGTGGACGAGGCTTTGCAGGCAAACAGGACGAAGAGCGCAAGCAGCGCGAGAAGAGTGACTTTCATAATGGTCATTTCAGTCATTAGAATTAGAACTGGATATCCACCCAATATATCGCATGTGAGACTGCAACGGAGTCGGTGAAACTCAAGCCGTCCGTCGTCCCCAGAAGAAGCGGTTCAGCCGCAAACGACGCCACGCGCCAGACGCGATAGGCCTGCGCCAATTCACTGCCCTGCCAGCGGAGTGTGACCGTTGAACCGTCTGTTGCCAGAGTGAGGTTGCGCGGTTTGAGATGCAGCACGCGGTATTCGCTGGCTTCAATGCTCCCGTTGGGAATGCTTGCCGAGGGAATCTGTCCCTGCAGAGTTCCGCCGTTCGGGCTTTGATAGCGCGCGAGACACACAAAGACCGAATCGGGCGCATCGCTGAATTCCTCTGCGAGATTAAGCGATCCTTCCACAATGGTTCCTGACGAGGCGAGTGCAACGGAACCCTGAGCATCAAACCAGCCGCGCCACCCGTTGGACTCTTCATTGCCAATATACGCGCTCCATGCGGCAACTTGTCCGGACTTTGCCCAAGGTGCGGCTTGAAGAGCCGATGGAGATTGGGCAACAAAGAGGAAGCGATCATAACCCGTGCCTTGCGCGCTCTCCGTTGCCAGATAGAGATTTGAACCGTCATAATCGGCCCACAGATGCATGGCACCATCTGTTCCAATCTCCACCGACCCTGCGTCGCGCACGCCGTCCATGACAAAGCCGGGTGATCCTGAAGGAATCACTGTGATGTGCCAATCCTGTCCGAAGTTGTTGTCCCAGTTTCCCAAGTTGTCGCGGAAAACAAAGTCCACAGATGTTGCGCCGGCAGGAGTATTATAGGTATATCTCCACGCACCAGCTTCTGTGTCAAAGATCATCTGCGGATCGGGAGTCAGGATGCCTTGCCAACCTGAGTGGCCGATGTGAATATAGACGGGATTTGAATTAGGCGGTAATGTGCCAAACGCGGCATCGTAGTAGATGGTCACGCTTGAACCACCTTCGGGAGTCTGCGGTTGCCACCAGACACGATCGTCGCCGGTGCTTCCCTGCCCGGTTCCGACATACGTGTGATAGATGTCAGAACGTTTCGTATTGCCGGCGCTGTCCCACGCCTGTACAAAGTAGTCCAACAGCACTCCGCCGGAATCCGTGACTTCACCGTCAGTGAGATGATAGGTATATTGCTGCGCAATGCGCGACGGGAGTTCATCGAAAACGATATCACCGTAATTATACGGATTGCCTGCGGGGAAGTTTCTGCGGGTCATGGCGCGTGTTCTCCAGGAGGTTACCTCCGCACCGCCTGCATAGGTTTCGTTCTCAAATGATGCGAGTGGATTCTCACCGTCGTTGTCCAAGCGGTAGTAAAGCGAACATGCTTCCACCCCGCTGTAGTCAGCGACAAATGTCCAGACGCGAAAATCGCGAGGATTCTGAACTTGTTGATAGCCGTGCAGCGGACCGAACCCAAGCTCGCCCGGATTGTGCGGCCACTGTTGAAGTGTCCAGATAGTAGGAGGAGTCGCGTCCGCCGCGCCGCCGATGACTTGCTCTGCGTGCTCGAGCGCCGCGTTGCACGCGACGACGGGTTTCATCTCCATGTCGAGTGTCGTGCCGTAATACATGTAGCCGGAGTTTAATGACCCGAGAAGAAAGTGCCACGCGAGATCAAGCGATGTCGGAGGGTTCGTGCGCGGATTCTGAATTGCGGGAATGTATGACGGGCCGGAAATGTCTTCAGCAGTCAGCACCACATTGGTTGCGGCCGTAATCACCGCCCAATTGTGCGCATCAATCGCCCAGCCGTTGTCAATATCTATTTGTCCGATTGCCGAGTGCGGCGGCCACATCCAGTTGGGAAAGTCGGGATCTCCGAAATCACCATCGGCATTAATCCATGCACCGTCTTCGACGTGAACGATGTCACTCAGCGCAGGAGCATGGTCGGCCAGATACTCCGGCACGGTGGTAGGTTCATAGCCGCGCGCGACCGCCTGACTTGTGAACTGCGACACACTT is part of the bacterium genome and encodes:
- a CDS encoding DUF3459 domain-containing protein, with product MTPPEWSRNAVIYEVNVRQFTPEGTFAAFAEHLPRLRELGVDILWFMPIHPIGELNRKGSLGSYYSVRDYRAVNPEFGTMDDWRALVQQCHELGFKVIIDWVANHSAWDNPLTVEHPEWYTRDNAGNFVPPVPDWSDVIDFNFDNPDLRDWMIESLKFWVRESNIDGYRCDVAGMVPLEFWQEATRQLFELKPVFMLAEHEAAEYHSAFHATYGWEFFHKCVDVARGERVVNDLFTYFERDRSAYPAEAYRMYFTSNHDENSWNGTEFERFGNAAKPFAVLAFTAPGFPLIYNGQEAGFNRRLLFFEKDSIDWASNDYAAFYQKLVALKHRHPALRNGAHGAPLVRVQTSGDAAAMCFQRTSGTSRLVILINTSQTGVNFTLTDESIAGNYREVLTEETTTLTGHEAMTLAAGVAKVFESVE